In Rana temporaria chromosome 3, aRanTem1.1, whole genome shotgun sequence, a single window of DNA contains:
- the LOC120930851 gene encoding CREB3 regulatory factor-like has product MEAIVTQQQSPAENCLLLEECKDFEIFDSFTGILGNSPPLTSHWEQWDTYCEDLTKYTKLTSFEIWGTKEVDYLCLDYFSSPYQDEEVISKTPTLAQLNSEELCEDLFERVPIPV; this is encoded by the coding sequence atggaggccatcgtgacacaGCAACAAAGCCCAGCAGAGAATTGTCTGTTGTTGGAGGAGTGCAAAGACTTTGAAATATTTGACTCATTTACTGGTATCCTTGGAAACAGTCCACCCTTAACATCTCACTGGGAGCAGTGGGACACATATTGTGAGGATCTGACCAAGTACACAAAGCTAACTAGTTTTGAAATATGGGGAACAAAAGAGGTGGATTATCTTTGTCTTGATTACTTTTCAAGTCCCTATCAGGATGAAGAAGTTATCAGTAAAACCCCCACTCTTGCTCAGCTAAACAGTGAGGAGCTTTGTGAAGACCTATTTGAAAGAGTCCCCATACCTGTGTAA
- the LOC120930464 gene encoding CREB3 regulatory factor-like — protein sequence NDSEDDEPRERTSSDVENGSNNRNASDSENEDAQNHIASDSDDEPTRQKGSGDDDTPVKGGASDSEEEEDNEDDKHDIRYTFSEPGYENYSVENLKEITAVSSRKRGKQRYFWKYSEQLMPSQHEGMLRPPEWDRDTLPSNMYQKNGLHHGKYTVKKSCRTNVEDLTPNPRKLLQIGGELRKLNKVIIDLTPVSELPVTASPHSRKEKNKLASRACRQKKKAQYEANKVKLWGLNTEYDNLLFVINLIKQEIMTQIQIPWVKWALDSLRYYLVGR from the coding sequence AATGATTCAGAAGATGATGAACCTAGGGAGCGAACATCCAGCGATGTAGAAAATGGTAGCAATAATCGTAATGCTAGTGACTCTGAAAATGAAGATGCTCAAAATCACATTGCCAGTGATTCGGATGATGAGCCAACCAGACAAAAAGGCAGTGGTGATGATGATACACCTGTGAAAGGAGGAGCCAGTGactcagaggaagaagaagacaatGAAGATGATAAACATGATATCAGATATACCTTCTCAGAGCCAGGTTATGAAAATTATTCTGTTGAAAATTTGAAAGAAATAACTGCCGTGTCATCGAGGAAAAGAGGAAAGCAAAGGTATTTCTGGAAATATAGCGAGCAATTAATGCCTTCTCAACATGAAGGGATGCTGAGACCGCCTGAATGGGACAGAGACACGCTTCCCAGTAATATGTACCAGAAGAATGGTCTGCATCACGGCAAGTACACTGTGAAGAAATCTTGCAGGACAAATGTGGAAGACCTGACTCCAAATCCAAGAAAACTTCTGCAGATTGGTGGTGAACTGCGTAAACTGAATAAAGTAATCATTGACCTAACACCCGTATCGGAGCTTCCTGTCACTGCCAGCCCGCATTCTCGTAAGGAGAAAAACAAGCTGGCTTCCAGAGCTTGccgtcaaaaaaagaaagcccagTATGAAGCCAATAAAGTGAAGCTATGGGGCCTGAATAcggaatatgataatttgttgtttgtgatcaatttaataaaacaagagataatgacacaaatacaaatcccatgggtgaaatgggctttggattctctccggtactacctcgtgggtagatag